Genomic window (Diorhabda carinulata isolate Delta chromosome 11, icDioCari1.1, whole genome shotgun sequence):
AGGCTActtaatttaatatcaaaatagttattatgacaaaatattatcaatcatcaaaatttttctgtttaataatggaagaaaaatttaattacgtTCGGTAGGTGTATTAAATGATGTCACAAATGGCAGACATTAACTGGTATGTACATAACctcataaaaattgaagaaaatcattcaaatatatacaaataggTACCAATCTAATGGGAAATGTTCTAATGGGTCGTCTAACAacgaaaaaatgatttcattatACTCTTTAGCTGACGTACAATTAAGGTTTTTATGTCCCGACGACTTGGACGAAGTTAGAGCCCTTTGTCAAGAATGGTTTCCCATTGAGTACCCTTTTTATTGGTATGAACAAATTACTTCTGGTAATGGGTAAGTACTTAGTcacatttaattataaagtcAATTAAATCGCTTTATCAGttgtgattattttcaattaataaactttatttattataactgaTATTAATCACTGAATCATTTAATCTGATTTAGCAATTATAGATCTGATTAGCTGGTATTTAAACCTGATTATATCGAAGTACTATTTATTTCagttcttttgaaaatatatagcAATAGTTGATTTctaaatttgtaataataatttaagcacataataaataatgaatgtaATGTAATTGACCTCGAATATCCTCCATTAGCGATATAATTAGTTTGCAGTAATAATATTCTTGGTATACAAATATGTAATTTAGAACTAGTGGTACTGATAATTTAGATATTTacacatatttattttgtaattctgTTATGTAATATGAAATTGGGAAGCTAGGGTCGATGTTTTATCAAAAAGCATGACTAATTATTCCTCACCTACAATCGTATTACTTTCCTTTAacattaatgtttttatttaaaagtactACCCCGAGATTAGtgaattatcagaaaaataaatatctaatcACGTTATTGAGTTCAGTTTCAGTCTAAGtaaactgataattttttttcctaatttgataATAGTTGATGTATTATTTGCTGTTGATTGTAACTAAAGTCAATCGAGGATCAATAATAGTGATTTATTTGCGAGTTTATTTGGTATTATCTTCAAAATATCAgtggaaattatttaaatttaatacatAGTGACGAAATGGCGCCTACaaccttaataataataataataaaggttTGGAGGCATACATATACAGATAGAAAAATGGACTGCAATACTAAATAATGGAATGCGATGTTCTGTGACCTTATGACAGTTTTTTCATACAAACCCCAATTTAAAAggagtatttgaataaaaaaaaagaaaaattagtagGGGTACTACCACTAAACACGTACAGGTCTAGTATAGTATACAGGTGCttttgaaagtttttctttcggtaaataatttctttgattaTCTTTGCAACTTTTTGTAccataattttatgaaatatcacCCAGTTTTTCAAAAGTATTGTGTATACAGAATGGGGATTTGAAATAACAcaataaattgttgtttttaagTAATATAAGTGTTAAGTTTCGAAATAAACACAGAGTATATATCGAAGAAATTATAATTCTGTAAATTGTTGtgattaaagaaaattttattcgcTGGCCGCCGTCTACGATCAACAAATCATCGGTCTCATTGTCGCCAAAATTAAACCCTATACGAATTTAAATGAAGAAGACAAAGGAATCCTTGCGAAATCATTGTCTGATTGTGATATAGCATACATTTTATCACTTGGAGTATTAAAAGAATATCGAAGGAATGGAATTGCATCTCTGTTGTTAGATTCATTGCTTAAACATCTCATAACACCGGAACGAAAAAGAGTCAAAGCCGTGTTTTTGCATGTATTGACAACGAATTCAGCTGCCATTTTGTTTTACGAACAGAAAAAGTGagtagaatttttattaaacacactatatatatatatattttgatcacattaacattattaaattaaattgaaatattttttattcctattgcttttttattattttattaattgctttaataattcttttcaagatgtttttttattcaattttttatctgtgGAAGAATTTTCCACATATAAGTCCTAAGGGGATATTAATTagtcgattaattttttttaatgcaatCAAGGGTAGGTTTTtgctgttttatatatttaattatctgCAAAAGCTATTCATCGACTTCAAACAAGCATTTGACAGTTTGAAAAGGGGACAATTATAACATGGGAAAACTAAAAGCACCCCAAAAGTTTGGTGACCTAAATTCTAGGGGAAGGGCAATGACAAAAGAAGTACCATCTgagatatttgaattaaatgCTGGGGTAGGGCAAGATGATGGACTCAAATGATGCCGAACATACGTTCTTCGTGTGTAACCACTGGAGGGGTTTGAGGGAGGACGTAGAGGAGGCTGTTGGTAGCCTAAACCCTGACAATATCGTCCAGCTGTGGTTAGGTTCTGATCCTGATATATGACAATAGTTCCTGGTTGGACGGAGATGACAGAAGATGGCGGTTTAGTGGGTAGGCTACGGAAATCCCACATATCCATCAGCTCATCTgaactattattaaaaattaaattagaaacaTCTTGAAACGAATTATACTACTTCTGTAGTGTCGTTTGtactttatttattgattatttattttcagatttaGATTACATAGTTTTTTACCTTATTACTATTctattaaaggaaaatgtaaAGATGGTTTTATGTATGTATTATACATAAACGGAGGACATCCGCCTTGGACTATATAATATCCTTTTTAAACATTATTAGCCCTATGGCTTAAAAAACGTTCTTAGATTGTACGTGGTTACACCACTAGAGGACAGCAGAGGAGGCAGCTCGTAGTTTTACTATAATTGGATAGATGGCGTTGTAAAACAATGGAACTATAATTGTCATTTTCTTTTTGAGGTTATTCGGTTAAGTTTGAAGTTTTATTTAACGGTATCGAATTATTtgggataaaatttttttccttaacaCTGCTTACCgattatatacaatttatgtGTAGCAAAGTTATGAATGGGGTTGGTCTTTTTCCTTGGATGGTACTACAGCTAAATAGGGCGCTGCATTGGGTATGGAAAGAAGATAAACGAGATTCGCAAGGGAATCActagagaaattgaaaaaactagtCCTAAACGCGCACTATGCGccgaaaaatcaaatattttcggTACATTTTGTGTAAAAACGATTTGTTATAAAGTTTTTGTAcgagatatttatataaagttagttttatattttcgttatttaattttataaatattctttagGTTTATCGATTTTGGATTCGTTTTagtaaatttgaggttatgtatcaATCAGTATTATGCTAAAAATACCGAAAATTCACGTttgaaaaacgtaaaattgATTGTGATGATTAACTAATTGAATTCGCGCCATTAGCTCGTCATATCTAAAGCGGGTTCTACACTCGCCGGCGAACAGATTCGTTAGACGATCGTTTTTATGCTCGTCGCGAATAACTGCGAACAATCAGCGAATATTCGCAAGCAAGCGAAACGGAACGCGATCCGATGCCGGCGGCGCGGGTGCAAAACCCGCTTAAGATAATGGCGTAGCAAAATAACAAtccgaaaaaaaatatttgaagaatcacttttttcaaaatatctcgaaaacgtggaaagttataaaaaaaagtttcaaacgaAAAATGTAggttataaaattatctataaaatcgTTCTTAATCATTTTCGACGTATCTGCAATAAAAACCGAGATATTCGCAAAAAACTGTTATAGCAGAACGCGTCCTCGTGTTCATTACACATCATGATGTGAATGTGAAAGTTTTAATTTGTGGAATTGTGGCAATCAAACACCACtctttttgatatatattccgagctttcgaatattgAGTATCCATCATCGGAGATACTACAATTATAGTTAAAATTTCAGTCAATTTGATGATTTCAATAGGTTTTAAAAAGGGAACATAATTTTAAGACACAATACTCTATTTTgatatacttttataaatatttttacatgttaCTTTggttataatacaaaaatattcgaaagctcggaatatatattGAAGAGTACACTTCAGTGTTTGATTTGCCACAATCTCACTAAAACTAGTTGACAGAAGACGTACAGATGCTAATTATTTGGTAATATCGCTCTTAGTTatgcaattttttatataagaatcAAAAAAATGTCACCAATgtctttatatattatataatgtaCAAAAAACTGCAACCTCACAACAATATTCATAAAccaaaggtttttttttttaattttcataattttattatattatttatgcaTAGGGTGTACTAAACTGATTTGAATttaaggttatttttttttcggaatacaTATTTTAAAGTTAGAACACACTATGCGGTATTTGTTATTACATTCAGCAGAATATacgataaattaataaataacttgattAATTTATATCCAACCGATGATATTCAACCCCAGACTGCAATCAACATCTTCATCCACCTGGACAAAGTCAGAAAAACACACACCGCTGACTTGAACCAGTGGTGGTATAACCGGTTCTTTATCTTTTTGGTGTTACATCGGTGTTGTTTTGTATAGAGtctttaaaatgttttaaaggcagcttttctttttctcatttatatCCAACCGCTGATATTTAACCCTAGACTGCAATCAACATCTTCATCCACCTGGACAAAGTCAGAAAAACACACAGCGCTGATATGAACCAAGGGTGGTATAACCGgttcttcattttttgtaattattaattgaaatgttGTTTCATCGGTGTTGTTTTGTATACAGAATGTTTATAGTGTCTCAAATGCAGCTTTTCTTTCTCTCAATTATATCCAGCAGATGATATTTCACCCCAGACAGTACCCACTTAGACAAAATCAGAAAAACACACACCGCTGATGTGAACCAGTGGTAGTATAACCGGTTCTTTATCTTTCGTAATTATTTGCTAATTCTGCTATGCTTTTGTTATGAAACGAGATGTTTCAAAGTAGTGGACAATCGTTGGGGGTGTTACACCCCTccattaatcatttttattgaactaaACTAGTTCTATATAAtgtgatatatttatttttccgaTCGTTGTTCTGCTGAATATCGAGTGTttgtattttgagtttttaaacgatttagataatcaaattttgacagGGATACTACCGTTTGTAAATTCTTTAAAGGATTATTGTATGAACACTTTCTCAGGTAAGGatattcaacaaataaatgCCTTATGTATCCggaaagttttatttatttcccaTTGATTACCACTCACcgaaaatgaaacaaaagatACTAccagaaaaaattcaacaatcatatttgaaaaatatttaattttggtatattttggGACAAAATTGAGATGTAGTGcgttttggaaataaaaaagcTTAACAATATGGTATCTGCACTATAATTTTAACCTTTTAatctttttactttttgtattttttcttgtcCAGCTCccatcataatttttaattgtttagtCGCTTTCCAAATAATTACTATCGTTCATTATATCATTCTATACACTAAttgattcatttattaatttctctTTTTCTAGTCCTTCGATAGCCTTGGTTTCGTTTATTTATTGGCTTGATTGATACCCTTCATGtcttaaaaatggaaaaattaatttttattcgaGGATTCTTCAATATCAAactaaaacaactaaaaaaaattatatttccaaattttgaccCTAATAGTTATAATATTGAAcctaaaattgttataaaacaaattatttcattaaataaaaagtacaCAAGTTATTTCATATATAGTAATCCCCCCTATAACATGGAAGATTGGTTCCACTTTGTAAGAGTATAAATTTCCTTGggtttttgtttccttttcactTGTCATGgctttaattaaatattttattttgaattgaatttttacacCTTTTAACAAACTTCATGAAATAATTTACACACAtgcaaaaataattatgagctgtacaaatcatatattttatagtacaaCAATATAATGTTGGACAGGTTATACTGTAATAATTAGTATGATATTGAAATAACTACATTCGTACTTACAATTAATAACAATACATTATTAGATACTCTCCGGATTGTTTGTAATCAAAACTAGACCACTTTTCATGTCATAGTGTTAAAATATCAACTCCATTTTCTGTGATAGCAACAGTGTGCTCAAATTGAGCAGTTCGAGCATTATCTACAGTAACAGCAGTCCAATTGTCATCTAAAATCTCTATTAATTCATCACCTTGTGTCAAAATAGGTTCAATTGTAAAAGTCATACCCGGTTCCATTTTACCAGGATAATTATTTCCTAATAGATAAAAGTCAATTTGCATTTTCTTATTTATCATGTTTctaaatatgagaaaaaacttACTAATATGATAAATATCTGGTGGACCATGAAAATAATAACCAATTCCGTGCCCTATGAATGAAGGTATAACTTGAAATCCAAAGTTTTGAGCTGTTTCTTCAATACAAAATCCGATATCACGAAAATAAACTCCGGGTTTGCATATATTAATAGCCTCATTTAAACAGGCTTCTGTAGCTTCTACGAGTTGCTGTCCTTCGTTATCAACGTTACCGACTAAAAACGTCTTTGAACAATCTCCGTGGTAACCTTTATAAAAcaccttaaaaaattattgtgacaattttaaaattttatttatagacaaATATATATCTACTGTAACATCAACATTAATAATATCTCCGTCTTCTAGAGGTCTATCATCTGGAATACCATGACAAGCTACGTTATTCACAGATGTACAAACTGACTTGGGGAAATGGTTATAATTTAATGGTGAAGGATAAGAATCGTTTTCAATACAAGAATTGAATACAAATTGATCAATTTCATCAGTTTTCAAACCAACCTGGAAATTAAATTTACTAAAAtccttaaaaaaagaaatatttatatcaccTTGAtgattttttctactttattcaAAATACTTGCTGCTAATTTACAGGAATCTCTCATTCCTAATAATTGAagagaattttttaattctggTTCAAGCGGTAGGTTTGTTTTATCGGGTATACCAGATGCAAAATAATTAGGTTTTTTAATATGATCTGGTACGGTTAATCTCGGAGATACAGTTCCCGGCATTACAATGTTATATCTACCGAAATTAGATCTACAAATAGGTAAATTCAGTCTATTATTATGA
Coding sequences:
- the LOC130899424 gene encoding N-alpha-acetyltransferase 60; translated protein: MMSQMADINWYQSNGKCSNGSSNNEKMISLYSLADVQLRFLCPDDLDEVRALCQEWFPIEYPFYWYEQITSGNGKFYSLAAVYDQQIIGLIVAKIKPYTNLNEEDKGILAKSLSDCDIAYILSLGVLKEYRRNGIASLLLDSLLKHLITPERKRVKAVFLHVLTTNSAAILFYEQKKFRLHSFLPYYYSIKGKCKDGFMYVLYINGGHPPWTIYDYIQFMCSKVMNGVGLFPWMVLQLNRALHWVWKEDKRDSQGNH
- the LOC130899423 gene encoding methionine aminopeptidase 1D, mitochondrial, which produces MNCSRYTISHRNFFWKRKKSNFGRYNIVMPGTVSPRLTVPDHIKKPNYFASGIPDKTNLPLEPELKNSLQLLGMRDSCKLAASILNKVEKIIKVGLKTDEIDQFVFNSCIENDSYPSPLNYNHFPKSVCTSVNNVACHGIPDDRPLEDGDIINVDVTVFYKGYHGDCSKTFLVGNVDNEGQQLVEATEACLNEAINICKPGVYFRDIGFCIEETAQNFGFQVIPSFIGHGIGYYFHGPPDIYHIRNNYPGKMEPGMTFTIEPILTQGDELIEILDDNWTAVTVDNARTAQFEHTVAITENGVDILTL